The Sorex araneus isolate mSorAra2 chromosome 9, mSorAra2.pri, whole genome shotgun sequence genomic interval agccaggagtgattcctgagtgcagagccaggagtacccctgtgcatcgccgggtgtgacccaaaaagcaaaataataataataataataataccatttTTAAATGGTGGCGACTGGACCCGGGGTGGGCGGGCATTGGCTGAGCCTCCTCCGGGTCAGCATTTGACGAGCATTATTTTGGGCCCGTCCGAGGCCGCGCTGTCCCGGTGCCCCCGAGGGGAGCGGTGGGGCTGGCCCAGGTCCCCCCTCTTCCTTTCGGCCCTGAGCTGCTGGGACCGGGGCGGGCGTGGCCGGCGAGCAGCCGCGGTAATGAAAGGGCACAGCTGATGGCCAGCAGAGGCTGGCACGCCaccaggccccctgagcagcaGGCTGCCCGCGTTCCGGGCGCTCCCGCCGGGCTCTCACTGAGCCGCTGGAAACCCCCCGGCCAACACGCAGGCGGCTGCGGGGGCTTGGCCACACGGGCAGCGCCGCCTGCTGGGCTCTGCGCGGTACTGCGCCCCGGATGCCAGAGCCAGGGCGAACCTGGAGacgaccccctcacccccccaccccaagacagACGGTCCTTCTCCAGCGCTGAGAGGCAGGTCAGCGCTCGGGGTCACCCAGCCGAGGAGTAAGTAGGAAAGCgaggaaggaggaaacaggggCTGGGCACGGAGCCGGGGTGGGTCACTTGGTGCATGGTCCCGCGGAGCCCGCCGTGctgccccccccactgccccactcAGACTCAGGGCGCTTCTGCCCCTCGAGGAGTCTGATTGAAGCCTCCCGAGCTGCTGAGTGGGCGTCACAAGACCCCTGTTAACAGCTCTCGCCAGCACAGGGAGTTCCTGGGCAGACATGTGGAAGGGGTTTAAGCCTTTCACCCCTggagttttctttttggttttggggccacacccagcagtgctcagggctgactcctggcggggcctgaAGGaacacagggggtgctggggatggaacccggactGGCTGCAGACGAGACAAAAGCCCTCCCCAAagtgctatcactcccaccccaaacAATTCTACTTTCCTAAGCCATGGAGTTCAGGAAGACAGTGCCTTGGAGGGTCCCGCTGTAACCTCTGAGTCAGacaaggaaaacaagaaaaaaaaaatcaagaacccAACCCACACAGTGATGTGATTCCAAAATAGAGATTTTATTCAAGATTCTTTCATTTCTGCGTAAAAATCACCAATTGCTTCTCATTGGgttgtgtttgtttgttcgttttttttttttaaataaaaaaacacaacacacacattaaCGATTCTTTGGGAATGACTCTGCCCGCCCAGACGGTTCTGTTCAGCGCTGGCCGGGCAGGACGCTTAAGGCAGTGAGGTGTTTCCCGCGTCTCAGCAGCCGGAGGGGTTTGTCCTCTCTGCCCCCTGGAGAGGACACCCACGGTGGGgggctccgggggggggggggcagtgcaggAGACGGAAACTATGCAGAAGAACGCAGTGCAGTCGCCTGGGGGGGGCGGGTGCCACGCTTCGCCTGAGCGCTTTGAAATGAAAGCCCCCTCCCCGAACACTCGCTGGTTGGCCTGAGCTATAAAAAGCCGGGCACCCGAGGGCGAGAGAGCGCAGCTCTGTAATCACGGAGCCGCCCGGCGGGGCTGCCCGACCACAGGAGCACACGGGCCAGTCTGCTTCGAAAACTAAAATCCCCCCGTGGGTGGGGGGCTCTGTGTAATTTCAGATCAAAGCCCTGGCCCCCGACATGCCCCAAACCGTTTCAGCCGGCGCCTCGCCAGGGATGCGTGCTtgtcttgggggggaggggggaggggcggagggggccATGCTTGCCTTcgtggcaaaaacaaacaaaaaaaaggagccCCTAGGACTTGATTAATTagatgctcccccacccccacagaaaCCAAAGTGTCAAGGCCGTCTGTGCAGGGCGCGGTCCCAAGGCGGTTGTGTCCTGCTCAGTGAGGACAGGCCCCAAGGGTGtcttgcaaattaaaaaaaaataaaaaagggtgtgtgtgggggggtggacggcagcgacagcacagtgggtgggtgtctgccttgcacgcgtgGCCCACCCGGGGGTACCCCCGGCGTCCCGCCAGgtgtcctgagccccgccaggagtgatccctgagtgcagagccgggagtcggccctgagcatcgcgggcTGTGGCTCAAACACTAAaaccaaaaactaacaacaacaacaacaacaaaatccgcCCACCAGGGGGCTTGTGCGTGCAGCCCCAGGCCGGGCTTAGCGGCCTCTGGGAGGCGCTGGTGGCCGAGGGGCCCCTGCAGTGACCCAGGGCCAGGCGCCAGGGCCTAGACCTTGTAGTTGAGCTCTGCGTTCATCTTGGTGTACATGTCGTAGATGACGTCGATGGTGGCCGTGAAGTTGACCAGGAAGAGGCGGGTCTTCTCCAGGCACTCCTCCTCCGTCACCTTCTGGCCCTTGGACAGCGCCTTCAGGAAGTCCGACTTGTAGGGGGCGGCGTAGAGCGCGGcctgtgggggagagggcagggccgTTAGGGACTGCTGGGGGggcactggggggcgggggaaattGGGGTTGGGGAGTAACTGGGGTGCGGGGACCTGGGAGGGGCTGTCCCGGGGTCTGTGACTGGGTAtgcgtgcctctgtgtgtgtgtgtgtgtgtgtgtgtgtgtgtgtgtgtgtgtattttgggaAGAGGGGGTGTCTGTGCTGCTGGCGAAGCCTTGggaggcgggtgtgtgtgtgtgtgtgtgtgtgtgcgcatgtgtgtgcatattttggGAAGAGGCGGTGTCTGTGCTGCTGGCGTGGCCTTGGGAGGAGGGTTTGCCCTCGGACCCGGCCCCCCGTGGGGACACAGACCTGGCTTTCAAAGTCCAGCGTGTGCTGCCCGCCGACTAGCAGTGAGCCTTGAGCAAGCTACttagcctctctgggcctcagtttcctcatctgtaaaatgggagtcGCAGTGGCGCCCAGCGGCTCTGGCTGCCCCAGCCAGGCCCCGAGGACCACGGTGGGGGCTCCCTGTCCCGGGGGGAGGGCCCAGGACTCCCTGCAGAAACCGTCCTTCTGAGCTGGGGACAGTGGCTGGCCGCTGCTGGGCCCCCTTGGGCCTTCCAGGGAAGCcgcggtgctggggggtgggggggcaggggcctaCACTGCTGGGCGCCCGCGATCCTGGCAGAGTCCAGAGAACCAGCAATTCAGGGACCTCCAGAGCCAGGGGCCGGGAGGCCTGACTGACCATCTTAATAACAACCAAGAGGCTGGGTGCAGCGACGGGACACGCTGCCAGCCAGGGCCcggtcccgccaggagtgactcccgagtgcagggccaggaggactccctgagcaccgccgggtgtggcccagacaccgAACAAACCCAAGAAAGAACCAGAGTGATGCGCAATGCGGGGCCGAGAGGCAGGGAAGGCGCCTCGCACGCCgccagcctgggttcgaccctcggcaccccagagggcgtcaccctgctgggtgtggcctcaatcCATCCTCCTGGTGGCATGCAGCACGCGCTGGTGTGGGCTGGTTGGTCCCGTCTCCCCAGGAGCCCTgggagtggcgggggggggggggggtggtccacACCTGGGTGTGAGCCGGAGCATGAGTGCTGGGAGGCCAGGCCCTGTCTGCGTCTGGGGTCCCAGTGCCCACTCCGGAGGGCAGAGCTTCCACGGTGCCCCCAcgggcccgccctgccctgcagacCCGGGCTCTGGGGGGGGCGCGTCTGACCTGGAAGATCTTCTGCACCAGCCAGCCGTGGTACTTCTTCAGGGCCATCTCGTAGGCCTTGGTGGCGTTGACGCGGATGAGGTTGGGGTGGTTCTCGTCCCGCTCCCCGTCGCAGATGCTCTGGAGGAAGACCTGGATGAAGCGGAGACCCCTGACGACACACAGGAGACGGGGCTTCAGGCCAGTGGCCCCGGGACGCTGGGCCAGACCCTGAGACCCGGCCACACCCCAGGACACCGGGCCAGCCGGGGCAGGGGCACCCagggggaggcgggtggggtgcAGTGGTGCAGCCCCCCCCATGTCCTCCACCCCGAATTCTCGGTGCCGGCTGGCCCTGACCAAACGCGGGTCCTGCCGGGCCCCGGGGGATCCACGCGGGCTGGATCTGCCTGACCCACTTCTGTGCCACTGGCACTTGGGGCAGGAGCCACGGGGCGGGCGCTCAGGGGCTCCCGGCCGCAGGGAGTGACACCGAGTGGCACCTTGGGACAGGGCGGACACCGGCTGCCCTGAGCCCTCCGGCGGCCTCTCAAGCCCTTTGCTGTGGGGCTGGGAAGAGGCTTTTCAGGTCCTgggggtatgagtgtgtgtgcaagtgtgtgcgtgtgcatttgtgtgtgtatgcgtgtgtgcacgtgtgtgcgtgtgcatgtgcgtgtatgcgtgtgtgcatgtgtgtgtgcatgtgtatgcatgtgtgcacatgtgtgcatgtgtgtgtgtgtgtgtgtgtgtgtgtgtgtggttgtgaggGGTGCGAGGTCAAATGTACGCATGAGTCTGGGGCAGGGTGTGACATGACACCTGTGCAGTGCACAACCCACACAGCTGCACTTGTCCCTCAGCCCtagccctgagagcagagcccaggagcCCCAGTCAGCTTGGAGAGTTGGGGACAGCGGGCGTGCTCAGGCCGGGGCAGGGAACGCTGCTGCCAGGCAGCCTGGGCCACGTTCCCTGGAAGCTCCAGCCAACCCCCCGAAGACCTTCCTCccccggtggggctgggggtccctccctggcagccccctcccgccccctgagCCCGTCACCTTTTCAGCCACATCAGTGCCAGCGTGGCCCCGACCTTGGGCCACTCGGCCCCGTAcatctccttctccacctccaggATGTTCTGCAGCGTCCGGAACTTGGCGGGGTCGGTGTCGTACACGGCTTTGATTTTCTGCAATGCAGCACACGGGGCGGTCCCTGGGGGAGGCTGGCTGGAGgaccccaccccgtccccaccaGCTCAAGGTCACACGCCAGGCCGGGTGGGGCAGAGGCGCCGAGACGCTTCGGACCCCCGAGGCCCAGATGCCCGGGTCTCGCTTTGGTGGGCAAGGggggagtcaggctgggggtcaGAAAGGCGGCCAGGGCGCCGGCGTGACCGTACAGcgggggagggcgtctgcctcgcaCATGGCATCGcacaggtcccccgagcacagagcc includes:
- the GLTP gene encoding glycolipid transfer protein; protein product: MALLAEHLLKPLPADNQIETGPFLEAVSHLPPFFDCFGSAVFTPIKADISGNITKIKAVYDTDPAKFRTLQNILEVEKEMYGAEWPKVGATLALMWLKRGLRFIQVFLQSICDGERDENHPNLIRVNATKAYEMALKKYHGWLVQKIFQAALYAAPYKSDFLKALSKGQKVTEEECLEKTRLFLVNFTATIDVIYDMYTKMNAELNYKV